In the Flavobacterium pallidum genome, one interval contains:
- a CDS encoding T9SS type B sorting domain-containing protein — protein sequence MMKNKLLITLLISCLYGVSYAQLASPDVDAGNGGQAAWCPGSGVATSFINFTPGNQTTAYTVKEIPYNPPYSFDPVPGSTLIPIPTTGNQDDFWADDLFTLPFAFNFWGNSYTNTSIGSNGVICFNTTGAYAPGEYCPYPVTGGLPNGTTIRNAIFGILQDINFTDIPYPGVTTINYYVYDQGQNVAPGRVFIFNVNKVLQFGDGTNPDTNAAGVQTYQMVLYETTNIIDVYVKRRVPYNPWFAGRGIIGLINNAGNQWIAAPGCNGTNFTAIGKAFRFTPAGPQNATIQWTLNGNPIPNSNVDNVAVPNTVPGDILEATVTYNNPGAAPASFSSGPITVQPNFVLPQPGPVEKITCPGNNGPYTFNASKDSFFLDGVPNPTDYEIAYYENYQDADDYANNYITNINAYPVNASDLPKTIYVRVTEIASGSGCYTVQSFTLEKEEPVGTISYDPVICRSSASSAPVHKSATFTEGGEFVGSSPDLFVNPVTGDIDLDQTIGGTYTVDYYYTPECPNYKSSFTFTIVDTPTAQFDSTSGSVCPGVNSPLSFSGTIGATITYTKTDATNGIETHTTTIQGNGTAVDYYPINEETVFELQKVTTATSPSCEYVFAPGTTVTFDNDAPSATIVDADDSDFCPGGSTLINIQGTAGGTVNYTGPSGTGTVVIDPNTGKGSFSTQALTTQGTYTYTLTDITNPNCPTTAEPITGQSITITVNPLPVLQSFSPATPTVCPGDNVGLNFVGTPNATVNFHDSNNTPLSYVIPAGGSGQAQYPASTYILDNITSADLCVTPLTQSITVGLDVPPSITTDPVNPPAICEGGSFTLNVVATGTNLTYEWKHGTNTVQNGPSNTYTKTNALLADLGDYNVIVHGKCTPDAISGMATVSIAPGPHFVTQPVAPAENCIGGDIQLTVTTTNTDNNTTYDWRKDGVSIGETTDTLDIIGLTAADNGTQYTVVVTNPGCGSITSVPVTVNVGKNTEIITQPVTSLDLCESDPLMLSVTAVGEHLQYIWRRNNQVVQSGPSNSYTVNNTDVLTDSGTYDVIVEGTCGTPTSVTSTATVVNIFRKPTIVSQPQGPSSDLCTGMPLTLTVQASGDITTYQWQRNGVNVGTNSNTYSDPSVVATEVSDSYICIISNPYCDPVSTIPVLVKVNVAPIIDQQPVSQTVCVDEQINLTVQVTVTGNVTYRWQHDGVDVGTNAPTYQVEHAALSDSGVYRCIIKNDSCPAVYSDPVTVLVRPLPDATIANGMESTICDNTGTDVIFTGTPNAIVTYTVNGGENQTITLNPSGSARLLTGVLGQTTTYSLVSVAANNNPPCPKALTGEAIVTVQEIPDPELDQDGYICLDPVSGQTMTGSFYELNTGLTTAQGYEFVWYLDDVEIPGATEGAYNAVAQGSYKVIITDTATGCTDSAMAPITTSTPPLTITAQVDTLFFADNASIIVTAQPASTDYEYRLDDGPWQSDNIFTGVRTVVSIDNSGDHTVYVRDSKACDELSYDVKVIDYPKYFTPNGDGFHDTWNISTLSNQPNAKIFIFDRYGKLLKQISTTNPTGWDGTYNGQPMAADDYWFVVKYTEQGINKEFKAHFAIKR from the coding sequence ATGATGAAAAATAAGTTACTTATTACGTTGTTAATTAGTTGTTTATATGGTGTAAGCTATGCGCAGTTGGCTTCTCCCGATGTTGATGCGGGTAATGGAGGGCAGGCAGCATGGTGTCCTGGAAGCGGGGTGGCCACTTCGTTTATTAACTTTACACCAGGCAATCAGACGACCGCTTACACTGTTAAGGAGATTCCGTACAACCCACCTTATTCTTTTGATCCTGTTCCGGGTTCTACGCTGATTCCCATCCCAACAACCGGAAACCAGGATGATTTTTGGGCTGATGATTTGTTTACATTGCCATTTGCGTTTAATTTCTGGGGAAACAGTTACACGAATACGTCCATAGGATCAAACGGTGTCATTTGCTTTAATACTACAGGAGCGTATGCTCCGGGGGAATATTGCCCATACCCTGTCACAGGTGGTCTTCCAAACGGGACAACGATCAGGAATGCTATTTTCGGGATATTGCAGGATATCAATTTTACCGACATTCCTTACCCTGGGGTGACCACGATCAATTATTATGTTTACGACCAAGGCCAAAACGTGGCGCCTGGACGGGTTTTTATCTTTAATGTCAATAAGGTACTTCAATTCGGAGATGGTACCAATCCCGATACAAACGCGGCGGGTGTACAGACCTACCAGATGGTGTTGTATGAAACGACAAACATTATCGATGTATATGTTAAAAGACGCGTTCCTTACAATCCATGGTTTGCCGGAAGGGGTATTATCGGTTTGATAAACAATGCAGGGAACCAGTGGATTGCAGCGCCCGGATGCAACGGTACCAATTTTACCGCCATCGGGAAAGCGTTCAGGTTTACACCTGCCGGACCTCAAAATGCTACTATACAATGGACCCTGAACGGCAACCCTATTCCTAACAGTAATGTGGATAACGTCGCGGTTCCTAACACAGTCCCGGGAGATATCCTTGAAGCCACCGTAACTTATAATAACCCTGGCGCAGCACCTGCTTCATTTTCCAGTGGACCGATTACCGTACAGCCAAACTTTGTTTTGCCACAGCCAGGTCCGGTGGAAAAAATCACTTGCCCGGGAAATAACGGGCCATATACATTTAACGCAAGTAAGGACAGTTTCTTTTTGGATGGCGTGCCCAATCCGACAGATTATGAAATTGCATATTATGAAAATTATCAGGATGCAGATGATTACGCTAATAATTATATCACAAATATTAACGCATATCCTGTAAACGCCTCTGATCTTCCCAAAACAATCTATGTAAGGGTAACCGAGATCGCTTCGGGTTCTGGTTGTTATACGGTGCAGTCTTTTACACTTGAAAAGGAAGAACCGGTAGGAACGATCAGTTATGATCCGGTAATATGCAGAAGCAGTGCTTCGTCTGCCCCGGTGCATAAATCGGCTACCTTTACTGAAGGTGGTGAATTTGTGGGTTCATCTCCGGATTTATTCGTGAATCCTGTAACGGGTGATATCGATTTAGACCAGACCATCGGAGGTACCTATACTGTAGATTATTATTATACACCGGAATGTCCTAACTACAAATCTTCTTTTACTTTTACAATTGTCGATACACCAACAGCACAATTTGATTCCACGAGCGGATCTGTGTGTCCTGGGGTTAATTCGCCTTTGTCCTTTTCGGGAACCATCGGCGCTACCATTACTTATACCAAAACAGATGCCACAAATGGCATCGAGACGCATACGACAACCATTCAGGGGAATGGAACTGCGGTTGACTACTATCCTATCAATGAAGAAACGGTTTTTGAACTTCAGAAAGTAACAACTGCTACCTCACCTTCCTGCGAATATGTTTTCGCACCAGGAACTACGGTTACCTTTGATAATGACGCGCCTTCGGCAACTATTGTTGATGCTGATGATTCTGATTTTTGTCCTGGCGGCTCCACACTGATCAATATTCAGGGTACTGCAGGCGGCACTGTAAATTATACAGGTCCTTCAGGAACAGGTACTGTGGTAATTGATCCTAACACAGGAAAAGGTTCCTTCAGCACACAAGCATTGACCACGCAAGGCACTTACACTTATACGCTTACAGACATCACAAATCCTAACTGCCCTACAACTGCTGAGCCTATCACTGGTCAAAGCATTACCATTACTGTGAATCCATTGCCGGTGCTGCAATCGTTTAGCCCTGCCACACCTACTGTTTGCCCTGGTGATAATGTAGGGCTTAATTTTGTAGGTACTCCTAATGCGACTGTTAATTTCCATGACAGCAACAACACACCTTTGAGTTATGTGATTCCTGCCGGAGGTTCGGGACAAGCACAGTATCCTGCTTCAACTTATATATTGGATAATATTACTAGCGCTGATTTATGCGTAACGCCATTGACACAATCGATCACCGTAGGTCTTGATGTGCCGCCGTCTATTACTACTGACCCGGTAAATCCACCAGCGATCTGTGAAGGAGGCTCTTTCACTTTAAATGTAGTCGCTACGGGAACCAACCTGACTTATGAATGGAAACATGGTACAAATACAGTTCAAAACGGACCATCAAATACTTATACAAAAACCAACGCGCTACTGGCCGATCTGGGAGATTATAATGTAATAGTACATGGAAAATGTACACCTGATGCGATTTCAGGAATGGCAACAGTGAGCATTGCTCCGGGTCCTCATTTTGTTACGCAGCCTGTCGCGCCTGCGGAAAACTGTATCGGAGGTGACATCCAACTCACAGTTACAACTACCAATACTGATAATAATACCACTTACGATTGGAGAAAAGACGGAGTTTCTATAGGAGAAACAACTGATACATTGGATATTATTGGTCTCACCGCTGCAGACAATGGCACACAGTATACTGTTGTTGTTACGAATCCTGGTTGTGGCTCGATCACTTCTGTCCCTGTAACTGTAAATGTTGGAAAGAATACAGAAATCATCACGCAGCCTGTAACTTCATTGGATCTTTGTGAATCCGACCCGCTGATGCTGAGCGTTACTGCCGTTGGTGAACACCTGCAATACATTTGGAGGCGCAACAATCAGGTAGTACAGTCCGGTCCTTCAAATAGCTATACTGTAAACAATACTGATGTATTGACAGATTCGGGAACTTATGATGTGATAGTAGAAGGTACCTGTGGTACACCAACTTCTGTTACCTCAACTGCTACGGTAGTAAATATATTTAGAAAACCAACCATTGTATCGCAGCCACAAGGCCCTTCATCGGATCTTTGTACGGGAATGCCATTAACGCTGACCGTTCAGGCATCAGGTGACATCACAACCTACCAATGGCAACGTAATGGAGTAAATGTGGGTACGAACTCCAATACCTATTCTGATCCGTCAGTTGTGGCGACTGAAGTAAGCGACAGTTACATCTGTATCATAAGCAATCCATACTGTGATCCTGTTTCGACCATTCCTGTTCTTGTAAAAGTAAATGTGGCACCAATAATCGACCAACAACCGGTTTCGCAAACAGTTTGTGTTGATGAACAAATAAACCTTACTGTTCAGGTAACAGTAACAGGCAATGTTACTTATCGTTGGCAGCATGACGGCGTAGATGTAGGCACTAATGCACCTACCTACCAGGTTGAACATGCAGCCCTGAGTGATTCAGGTGTTTACCGTTGTATTATTAAAAATGATTCATGTCCTGCAGTTTACAGTGATCCGGTGACTGTGTTAGTACGTCCGCTTCCTGATGCGACAATTGCTAATGGTATGGAGTCGACCATCTGTGACAATACCGGTACTGACGTGATTTTCACTGGTACACCAAATGCTATTGTAACTTATACGGTAAATGGTGGCGAAAATCAGACTATCACACTGAATCCTTCTGGTTCTGCCAGGTTATTGACGGGTGTATTGGGTCAAACCACTACATACAGCCTGGTTAGCGTTGCTGCAAATAACAATCCCCCATGTCCTAAAGCTTTGACTGGTGAGGCCATAGTGACCGTACAGGAAATCCCTGATCCGGAGCTTGACCAGGATGGTTATATCTGTCTTGATCCTGTATCAGGCCAAACCATGACCGGTTCTTTCTATGAATTGAATACCGGCCTTACTACTGCACAAGGTTATGAATTTGTCTGGTATCTGGATGATGTTGAAATTCCTGGCGCTACGGAAGGGGCTTACAATGCAGTAGCACAGGGAAGTTATAAAGTGATTATTACCGACACGGCTACAGGTTGTACTGATTCGGCGATGGCACCTATCACTACTTCAACGCCACCATTAACGATTACCGCACAAGTGGATACCTTGTTCTTTGCAGACAATGCAAGTATTATAGTTACTGCACAGCCTGCTAGCACTGATTACGAGTACCGTCTTGATGATGGGCCATGGCAATCTGATAATATCTTTACGGGTGTAAGAACAGTGGTTTCAATTGACAATTCAGGAGACCACACAGTTTATGTAAGGGATTCAAAGGCTTGTGATGAGCTTTCATATGATGTAAAAGTGATTGACTATCCAAAGTATTTTACGCCTAACGGAGATGGATTTCACGATACCTGGAATATCTCTACCTTGAGCAATCAGCCGAATGCGAAAATTTTCATCTTTGACCGTTACGGAAAATTATTGAAACAAATCAGTACGACCAATCCTACAGGTTGGGATGGGACTTACAACGGACAGCCTATGGCGGCAGATGATTACTGGTTTGTGGTGAAATATACTGAACAAGGAATCAACAAAGAGTTCAAAGCACACTTTGCCATAAAAAGGTAA